The stretch of DNA TACAACGTGCATTCGGTTCCCACAATCTGAAATGCCACCATGGGCCGTGCCCATACATAAACTATGAGACCAGGAGCTGGTTTGAAGTAGATATGGCTAGTTCTGCAGGCTGATACAAAGTGCCAAGGTAAATCCTGTTTATAAATATGATTACTGAAAATGCCACACCTGCATTAGCAGATCACTACCACTCTGTTACACTGTTGACTGTTTTATCTCATTTAAACATGCTGCTGGGTCCCTGAACTTGCCTGTAGAGTTTGATGGGCAAGTCTTGATTCTAAATTTAATCACATATGCTATCCTGCAGTTTGATAAGAGACGCAATGTGCAGAAAATCCACCGACATAGTCAGTGCAATTATTTGTTACATCATATACTAGGATGAATTCTGACCGAGGACAGTTCCTTGGTGAGGCATGTGAAAATGGTCACGCAATCTTGCCTGTACCGTGAGCTAGGATATGGTTACGGATCAATTTGGGATAGGGAGAGTCTGATGGTGACCCACTTCCGTTGATATTGGATTGCTCATGTCACATTTGTAGTCCAATTGGGACCCCTGTGCATGTGAGGTGATCAGCTTGTTCACCAGCTTAAGCAGGATCCTTTCGAATTCCTCGCCACTAGACCATGGATGAACCTCAGCTTTGATAAGCTGGGGATCGCTGCTGATGAGACTCCAGAGGGGATAATTCTCCTTTGGCATGACATAGTCCCCTTCCCCTAGCTTAAGAGAGGGGCAGTAATCCCCCTTCCCATCACCGATGTAGATGAAGTGCTTGTTCTTGGCACTGTCTGTCCCTTGAATCCTCTGGATTATCTTGCCCTGCAATGGCAAGTGAAACTTTAGTTCATGGGTGGCAAGGTCGGTTTTCACCACTTTTCAGATGAGTAAATGCACTGAGGTTTCAGCACACACAATATTTTATCAATCGTTTGACAATACATCATGCCTAATACTCcttccgttccaaaatagatgacccaactttatactaaatttgtactaaagttagtacaaagttgagtcatctattttggaatggagggagtaagaCTCTAAATGCAGAACACATCGTTATATATACCGAGTGACATAAATTGTTTCTTTTGTCTCCATCACCCACGTGCATCGAGTGAATCTGTGATTTTAACACGTGAACTGATCTGCCATCCTACTGTCCATACCTTGCACATGTTGTCAGGGCACAGGCTGCAACCATGGGGCGAGCTGGTGGGATCATGGAACGGCGAGATCCTGAGCCTCCCTTGGGCGTCCACGCGCGCGGGGTTGGTGTTGATCTCAGAGAAGCAGCCGAGGACGCCGTGATGCTCCAGGACGGTCTCGATGAAGAAGGAGTTGGCGTCGCTCACCACCTTCAAATCACACCTGCGACGCACACCTACCACCATCAAGATCCAATCCAACCACCCGGCCGCGTGGGGAAATCAAGAACACATCGGCAAATCGGCATCGGTCCATTTCATACCCTAATGCCGACGCCGTCCGGATGGCGGAGAGGACGTGCGCGTCGAGCGGCGCGCTCCTGAGGCACTCGCGGATGTCGTCGGCCGACCTCCCCTGCGCGTGGAGCTCCCCCATCATCCTGTCCTGGAAGACATCAAGGCCCCACTCAGCCGGGAGAAGCGCCATGCGTGTCTAGGCGGGTGTCTGGGCATATCGTGTTCGACTGTTCGTACCATGAGGGAGTTCCAGCGCATGGTGGGGCGCAGGCGGTTGAAGGCGTCGGCGGCGCCGAGCTTGGTGATGACCCAGTCGTCGCTATCCCACTGGATGATGGTCTTGTCGAAGTCGAACAGCACcaccacggcggcggcggcgggagcggCCATCTCCGGGAAGAGACGGCGGATGGTGCTTCCTGCCTCCGACGTTTGCGATACGAGACTCCGGCGTGGCTTCTGTTTGTTTGTTGGTGGCGGCGTCTCGGACTCTCGGTGTGTTTTTATAGCAGCCACAGCCGTGTGGCAGCTGATGACCTGGGAAGGCTTCCACACCGCCACTTGTGACCTCTCTCGTGTGTTTGTGTTTCCATTCGCTTTGTTCGCCCTTCGCCGTAGCATAACTGTTGTCTATACTCGATTGGCTGCCTTTGCCTTCGCCTTTGCATGGTGCTTTGTCATCACGATAAAGATGGTTCATCGCAAAGTTTATTAGTATTCCATCAGAAGAGTTGACCGATACAATTTTGTGCAAGTTTACACCTCCTTTGGCTAGCCTTTTTTGTGGGCTAAACACACTCCACTCTATTGAACATCGACAATGTTTATGGGGGATACAATTGTGGCCAGGAGGCTGAACGAGCCACACGTGGCACCCTTTAGAAAGACGTAGATCATGCTTAGACTATGTGCCTTGATATCGGATTTTCTCCCTTCAAAGATGAAGATACAGCTCGAAGATTAGAGGCCGACAAACTGATCTCGTGAATGATATTACCATAGCTTTCTCCTATGCCCTTGTTGATGTCATCAATAACGCCCTTGCAATAGGGGGTTGTGGCCTGCATTAAATCTAAAGCTAGAGCGAGCGCTTCTCGGCAAGCCAATGCTTTAAGGATGGGAGGATCAATCATACTAGAGAAAGAAATTGCCGAAGAACTGAGATACACTCCCTCTAAATTTCTACACACAACGCTAATAAATCTCATGTTGGTAGTGTTGGCCACTCCTCCATCGACTTTTACAAAGCCTGCAGATAGTGGAATCCAATGCACCATGGGTTTAAAAGGTTCAGCATAACGAACACCTGGCAGGGGGCTGATGAAGACACCGATATAGCCAGATCAAAAAGATAGCGGTGTATGAATGCATATGTGTTGCAGCCGGGCTCTGAAACTCCTCCTCATGAAGTGCCTTTCGAAGAGCATGCGAGATAGCCCATAGCATCACCGGAAGCAAAAGAAAATCATCACGCGGCAGGCTTTCCAATAGAGTGAATATCCATCTCCTCGCGTCTGGCTCCCTAGTGGTGCTCAAGATTTCAACCAAGTTAGGATACGCTAAAGCCCACACACACCTTGACATGTTACATTCAAGAGGTGAGTGTCTTCACGAGTCTTCAGCTACGCATAACTCACAAGCGTTCGTTGTAGACATACTTAGGTGTTGGAGGAGATCCGCCGTAGGTAGAGATTGTCGTGACAGACACATTTTTAGCTTAGAAGGAATTTGAACCAACCAAATTCTTGTCCAAGTTTTTTTGGTCCCTTTCAGACTTTGAAGAATCAACATTACCTTCTAGCTAAGCCTCTCGATGATGTTTTGTTGCAACCAACATGCAATAGGACGAACGAACATAATTTTTTTCCTTCTTGTCAAGTTCTCCATGAAAAAACATGTGACAAATGTCTGGTGCACAGAGGAATAGGCAAAAAAAATGTC from Triticum urartu cultivar G1812 chromosome 3, Tu2.1, whole genome shotgun sequence encodes:
- the LOC125544135 gene encoding thiamine phosphate phosphatase-like protein; translated protein: MLRRRANKANGNTNTRERSQVAVWKPSQVISCHTAVAAIKTHRESETPPPTNKQKPRRSLVSQTSEAGSTIRRLFPEMAAPAAAAVVVLFDFDKTIIQWDSDDWVITKLGAADAFNRLRPTMRWNSLMDRMMGELHAQGRSADDIRECLRSAPLDAHVLSAIRTASALGCDLKVVSDANSFFIETVLEHHGVLGCFSEINTNPARVDAQGRLRISPFHDPTSSPHGCSLCPDNMCKGKIIQRIQGTDSAKNKHFIYIGDGKGDYCPSLKLGEGDYVMPKENYPLWSLISSDPQLIKAEVHPWSSGEEFERILLKLVNKLITSHAQGSQLDYKCDMSNPISTEVGHHQTLPIPN